The Hemibagrus wyckioides isolate EC202008001 linkage group LG13, SWU_Hwy_1.0, whole genome shotgun sequence DNA window TCTACCTCTCATCTACCTCTGTGTAGCAGTTTTGCTTATTGACTCCATCCTTAACATATTATATTTGGGTGCAAGAATTAAAAGTCTTTCTGTAGGTGCTGCTGTGTGTAAGTGCCTTTTGCTGACAAGACACAATCAGAgattactttttttaaacaaaagtgCTTTATAGTGAACATGGCCAGTGGCAGGTCCTAATTAACATAcaatgttttagtgtgtttttctCATTCTGCTGTTTGAGATCCTATGGCACTGTGTTTTTGAGCTTTGTCATGCATTAATGATTTGAGGTTCTCTCTGGACATGGGACAACAGCTTGGTCCAGGCATGATTCCAGAATGTCTTTTGAATTCTGTCTGGATTTGGTTTCAGGCTTTTTCAGTCAATTTCTTTGCTCCTCTGTGTTAATTGAAAGCAGCTGTCTACCACTGTCCCGAGGTTATTATAGTGCATCAGCGTGAGAGACTGCCCTAATGTTCAGCATGGTACAGTGAGTCAGGTCTAGAGCTAAGGAAGTTAAAGCCTCGCTCAAACACGGTAAACATTAATAATGCAAATTATCTATGACCCATCAGACATTAATACTAATATGGTGTTAGACTATTTCAGAAATGTATAGATTAATATAAGCAAAGTGCATGGGTTTTCGATATACATTCATGCAGCacctttattaggaacactatagtACTGCTAATGAGTAGGGCCTCCTTTTACTCTCTAAATACTCTCAAATCTTCATGGCATGCATTCTACTAGATGTTGcaaacattcctttgagattctgctGCATGTTGATGTGATTGCATCACGTAATTCCTGCGGGTTTTTCAGGTAAACATTCATGCTGGgaatctcctgttctaccacatcccaaaggtgttctactggattcagatctggtgactgagGGCCAATAAAGAACACTGAGCTCATTGtgatgttcatgaaaccagtttaagacgacttttgctttgtgacagggtgcattatcatgctggaagaagCCATTAGCTATTAGAAGATGGTGaattgtggccatgaagggatgcacatgaTCAGCAACAATGCTCAAACAGGCTGTGGCACTTAAGCGAGGATTGATTGGTATTTAACAGGCCCAAAGCATGCCAAgtaaacattccccacaccattatgcCATCTCCactggatgttttatttttatttttctattttgaagaaactctagagactgttgagTTGGTGTAAATGTTGTTTCAAGTCTTTTTAGGTATTAACAAGATATCTCCATATGCAACAGCTCCTGAAAGCCATAATGTAGGAAATATTAAGACTTGATATATTGATTATGGGCTACAGTGTTCACTGGGGAATAAAAACTGTAATCATCCACTATAGAAAGTGGTAGACAGTGcataacctgagctcaggactgaactatGGTCCCTGAAGCTGGCAAAGTTTAAACCTGTTACCTGTTTAAACACCATAACTAccagacacatgcacatactTTTTGTTGTAAGGAATGTTGTAAGGATGGAgcaaaaaatgttcaaaaaaacTATCAGCGAGTTACACTCAGGATGAAGCAGCTTCCGatcatgaattaatgaatgtatGGGTTttatatgcaaaaataaatgcatattgacatttaaagaaaatagtaaaaacatgtaaaatgtaaaatcactTTGATTTAtcctttttgttattttcttcgATATGAAACCCAAGCTCATCTtactaattattaatttattaggtctattctattctattctattctattctatttctctGTGTAAATCAAGATTGTAGCTGGATCATTTTTAGATACGTCATGAGAAGGGGACACAAATCACTTTCTGGTTTGTTCCAAATGTGCGGTTTCCGATTATTCACCCTTCCTTTACAAGTATTATAGGATTATATGTAAGCAGCTGGGCTGCCTTAACTTTTTCCGTAGAATATTCATAGTGCTGACAGTTTTTTCCGTAGAAGAGCTGCTGAGATGAATCAGATTTACTAAATTAAAGCAAATCTAATACCGCGATTGTATTTAGGTCTGTACATACTGTGCTATAATAACCTCACTAACACGGTTATTATACTGATGCTACTCAGTCCCTGACCCAGTGAAGATTGTTTTTAAGATAGAGACTACAAAAGCACTTTTATCAGTCTCTATATgtaagggcgtctgctaaatgctgtaaacgtAAATGGAAAAGTGTATACACCCATCAGCATTGCAGTCTTTATTGTTGCTAATGTAATGACTAAAGGATCAACATGAAACGAAAGTAAGAAGTTAACATTTAAAGTTTAGGTTTTTGCAGTAGTGCCTCATATTTGGAAGGTGTTGATAAGTTGTGTGTGAACTGAACGGCTGTTTATCCACTCTGTGCATGGGAGGTATTAATCTGCACCATGGCCAAAGACCTCTTTTAGTTTACTAATAATAGTAGCTAAGCATCTGTACAGAACAGCATTACAAGGTCAATGGTGGAATGCTGAAATACTCTTGGAAAGTGCACCAACTGCTCTCCTAGGAGCTGCTGCATGTCGACTGTTTTTTCACTTAAACGTCTGCTGCCagtttgtctgtttctctgcaTGAATGTTCTTGTtcattgtgtgttgtatagaattcattacacatacagcttattttttttaagttaataaaTATACCTTTATGTGAATACAGCTCACATTATGGACTGCAACACTGCCGACTTTACGTAGACTACTTTTGGGTGTGTGCTATGATTGTTatatctgttgtgtgtgtttacaaataGATTTGTAGGAATATTAATCAGTCAGATCAATTTTGTCAAGCGGATGTGTGCTAAATGTGTTGACCTGTTGTGTGTCACCCTTTTAAATCTCTCCTGCTTCTCTGTTACAGAGCTGAAAAAACCGAAGTCCTCAGCGATGACCTGTTACAGGTGACTACTTCCTTGCATTATTTGCGTTGAACGTCATTCCCTGTCTTTGGGAAATGCCACATCAGTGGTTTATGAATGGTTCATTGAAGCATTTCAGATAAGAACTGTTTATCGGCCTAGCTTTGTCAGATCGGCTTTAGGATTCctgtacccccccccccacaacaAAGACAGTGAGAATGTCAAGTAAAGTATACCTTAGTGAACTTTAAACAAGTACATGTCATTCAGCACTTTCAGCAATCTGCCTTTACCCTGTGAAACTGGTCTGTCtttagttgtgtgtttttcttttttagtaaTAAAATGACTCATCTGTGAGTCTGATTTGCAAGCAATCATTAATTAAATGCCAGAAAAGTTGTCAGTCACTTTGTTGTGACAGGCAGACACTGTTGCTAGGTAGATACatgacaaacacaaacacattttagcATGACATGGAAGAGGATGGCTTTGAATGTGCGAACAGTGTGTCAGGTAAATTACCTTAGATGTCCTAGAAAAGTTTTGCCCCACCCTGAGAAGTTCTGTAGCTAAGATACCTTGAAAACAATGAAGCACATATGAGATCACTGTTTAGGAAATGGATTTTGGAAGTGCATTAGTCATATGATTGGGGCAGACAAAGAATTTTATCAAATGGAAAGAATTCAAGAATGTACTATTAGGATTTGATCAGCGTTGTGAACAACTGCTCGAGCTGTATGTCACTTCCTTGACTTCATCACTCCACACCCAGCTGTGTAGACTAAAGTATAGGTCAGCTTACTCAGGGTTTTTCCATATGCTCCATGTCAGAGACTAGGCTTCTTTAATGCCTTTGCATTGTAGACAGCCTGTCTGGACGATGTAGGTGATTAATGGCCTCATATCTTCTTAAATCAAGTCTACATGTTCGCAGTGTAATCACTGTATGTGCTCACCCATGCAGTTTTGTTCTCTCGGGGAGAGGGTGTTGGTGTGACATTTCCCCTTTCTGTGGAACTCTCGTAAAACGAGATACTAAATTGATTCCATTGCAAATGGTGCAAGCCGATGTTTGAGCTTGTTTAGTCTACTGTTGGTCTGTCAGTGTTTGGCGTGGGATGGAAACAGGGAAACATTTATAAAAGACCTTTGCACTAGCTAATCCAAACAGTCCCCAAACAGGATCTTCCTcagcataaaaaaaagaatagacagAAGTCAATGGATTCCCCTTGTTCCCACGCCAGGTGGAGGGTATCCTCTGTGTCCTTGTGTAGGATACGCCCATGCAGGCAGAAGGTGTGGTGGACTCAGCTGTTTGGGGCTGGAATGACATTAGGGAGTGGTGAATGGCACGGAGACGCAGTTTTCTCTGCACACAGACTGTGGAATTCCTGAAATCATAGTCTGCATCACTccattttaatctgtttgttcCTTCATTGTTTTCATCAATGCAAACACCCTACATACCTTCCAAAACAAGTATTGAGGCATGCAGAGCTGTGAAATATTTGAAGCCTTAGTGTAAAAAAATACTGAACTGGCAGCCACATCTTCAGAGAAGAACATTGTACCTGtccctgtgtgtcagtgttgtaaCGCGCATATCTTCTTATGTATCTCCCCTTAGGCATGGATGTAAATCACACTAAAACTCAGCCACCATGATTAGATTTACAACCGGCATCTTTCTCTTTATGTGAAAGCcaatttatgtgtgtgtttgactgcaGGCATTTTGTACTAaccatagattttttttcccctcttttcacACGATATGccagtaaattaattaatgccATGCTTCATTACAGAGTAGTGAGTGCTCTGTATacaatatacagtgtgttacaaAAGCCTCATCATGGTGTGGCACAGTCAGTCTGTGGTATTTTGCAGAGGTGGCTCATGTGCTGCTATGAAGTCTGGTTCAGTTCTGAGCACTCAGCTgtggtttattatttatgtttgtattgTTCTCCACAGATCGAACGTCGCATGGAACTGGTGCGGGCTGtttcccacaacacacacaagagaCTGGTTACATGTCTGCAGGGGCAGGTAGGCATGGATGCAGGGAAGATAAtgcagtgtaaagtgtaaaggaTATTGTGTTTTTACCACACTGTTAGAGCTCAATGAATATCTGGATGTTTTCTTACAGAAAAAGCTCTCACTGACAGCGTTGTCACAGGCCATGCAAGATGGCGGGAGCCAACTAGGAGAGGAGTCTCTTATTGGGTAAATGTGAAGTgtgttactttattttttttagtcctTTACATCTGAAGCCAGTCCATATGCGTGCTGTCAAGTCTTCAGCTCAGCGAATGGCTAGACGTTTAGAGTTACATATTCACGTGGCTATGTAAAAATAACATCGTTATTTTTAAATGGCTGTTAGTGCATGGGTTAATGCAGCATTTGGCAAACCCTAATGACTGTAAAGTGCATTTCAGCATATTTATCTACCACTTGGTAGGAAAATGATGGAGTTGTGTGGCGAAGCGGAGAACGGACTAGCGTCTGAGCTGATGCAGCATGAGATTCAGATTGAGAAGGAGGTTTTAGATCCACTAAATCAGTTAGCTGAGGTAAGCACACAAGTCTTTCCTAGTTTCCTGTTTCCATGGTCTATGTGCTGTGACAGTATTCTATACACTGACTTTTATTATGTACATTCTCTGTCAGGTGGACATCCCCAACATACTCAAGCAGAGAAGACAACTTGCCAAGCTGGTGCTAGACTATGATTCTGCTCGAACaaggtttttatattttaagattGGAGAAGATTACTTCCATTCACATCACTGTGTCATATATTGCCAGTCATCTGGTAGTCAATAACACCtatttcatatcatatcatattgctGTCTCGCACTCAGATGGTTGCAGGCAACCAAATCCATAATCTCgggaacaaacacacaagcactgTCAGCCAAGGCAGACTCGCTTAAAGAAGAGATGGATGAAGCAATGAACAAAATGGAGCTCTGCAAGGTACCAAACACATCCAGACTTAGTTTTCATCATACACTGTGTTAAggcttttatttcattgtccTCATCTATGCAGTCTCAAAGGGATATACAAAGCCAAGAGTCTTCACTAGGACACAGGGAATAGTCTCTATAGGATATAGGGAACAATAGGAAATTGCTATTGTTCTTCTAGGTTCAGCTAATCAAACACCCCTGCTTTACTTTCTATGTCCATGCTACAATAAATTATCTTACCCAAGAGCAAATCTTCCAAATGTAAAGCATTAATGCAGtggttcactgtgtgtgtgtgtgtgtgtgtgtctgtgttctttatattttgtatgAAATAAATACTCAAGACCATCATTGTGTTAGAAGTTTTTGCCTGTCTCTATTTAGGATCAACTCTCTGCCGACCTGTACAATTTCTTTTCAAAAGAAGGGGACTACGCACGCTACTATGTAACGGTAAGTGCATTTATTAGTTTGTAGTTAGACGTTCAGTAATTGTTACTGTAATTTGACTTTATTCTATCTTTCACTTTCCACTGGTCTcaatttgttttctgttttcagttATTAGAGGCTCAAGCGGATTACCACCGAAAATCTCTCTCTGTGCTGGAAAGCGTCCTGCCAACCATTCAGGCACAACAAGGTGACAGCTCCATTGATTGCTGTTCATTGattttgtttacagtttaaGGAGAATACACTTGAATAGCATCGAATACAACTGAACAGTTTGAGCAACCATTATACAGCTGGATATTTTTACAGGCACTCCAGTGCTGAACAAACAGTATGTGCAGTAATTTGCAATATGATGTTCTTTTCAAGccgttattttctttttttactgtataaatctAGGCTTTGGTGCTATAATTTATTATTCTGAGCGTCATCTGTGGTGTGAGGCTGGTGTACTCAACAACCCAGCATGTGAACTATGAGTCACAACGTTTTCTTCTGacccacctgtttaatcagtcatCTTGATTCCTCCTTCATTAGTTGGTTCCTGAATTTAACAGGAATACAGcttttaatacttttaaaaGAAATGGAAATTGGAAATTTCAGTTACGTCATCTCACCCTTATTCTGTATGTTTAACCAGACTCATGGACAGAGAAGCCAGCTTTTGGAACAGGCTTGGATGAGCACCTGAAGCGGAGTAACAGGGAGATAGCGCTGCCCATAGAGGCTTGTGTGATGATGCTGCTGGAGACAGGCATGAAGGAAGAGGTAAGACAGACATCAGAAGTCGTCTGACCCCTAATGAAAAACAATATGAAAACAGCACACTCTTTTGCATTTGCTTGTGATTTAGAAAATAGCAGTGAATTTGAACGTGACAAATGGGGAAAATACCCCCAAATGATCTGAGCACAAAATATTCATATCTGAATAATATGGatatgattttaaaatattgtgttggctACATGTTTCTAATTTTGCTCTCTGAACAGGGTCTTTTCCGAATAACTGCAGGAgcctctaaactgaaaaagctTAAGGCAGCACTGGACTGCTCCACCTCTCAGCTAGAGGAGTTCTACTCTGACCCACATGCAGTTGCTGGTATAAAAACTGGCGTCTCTTAtgtaatactgaaatattgtCAATACTGTTCatttatagaatttttttttaattgtctaGGGGCTTTGAAGTCGTACCTAAGGGAACTGCCAGAGCCTCTTATGACTTATGAACTATATGATGAGTGGATTCAGGCATCCAAGTAAGCCAGTTCATGGCACATATATAAAGAATTATTtcctatttttaatttaaccaGAAGAGAAAAACCTAAATACTTTTGTAGTTtttgacatactgtatatgacaAACTGTAAAATCTTTTTAGCATATCTGACACAGACAAACGGTTACAAGCTTTGTGGATGACCTGTGATCAGTTACCAAAGAACAACAAAGCCAACTTTAGGTGAGTTTATCAAAACTATTTTAATAATAGTCATCCAGGCATATAAAATTTGACCAAATCACCGATTATGATTCCATTTCAAAAGGTATCTGGTAAAGTTCCTTGCTAAGCTTGCTCAAGAAAGTGAAGTTAACAAGATGACCCCCAGCAACATTGCAATTGTCTTAGGACCAAATCTGTTATGGCCAAAAACAGAGGggtgagagatttttttttttgtttattatggtAAAATGTGCTTGTTATGGACTATGCAGTCTTTCAAATCTTATACCTTTAATCACAGGAGCCTAGCAGAGATGGCAGCTGCTACCTCTGTCCACGTTGTTACTATTATCGAGCCCATCATTCAGCATGCAGACTGGTTTTTCCCTGAAGGTGAGAAATATCACACTGAATTGTTCTCCCCCAAGAAAGAACATTTAAAATTGTTAAACAAAGACTTACGTATATACATGTTATATGTTTAGATGTGGAGTTCAATGTAACAGGCATGTTTTCAATGCCCACTCCTATGACGAACAATGTCAATCACCTGACCATATCCGACTACGACTCTGGCacaacagagaggaaaagaccTAACAGTATGGTGGGACCTGATAGTGACATGGCCAGACGTGACAGGTACactcactaataataaacacaaaatataagTTACTAGGCTGTCATCACTCTATATAATCCATCAAATAATCTTCTAATGCTTTTTAAAGATTCCCCTGATCTTTGTCCACTAGTAAAACTCTGTGCACTGATACAGTAGTTAATTTTCTGAATTTTCTTTCTGCTTCACTGTGGGTAGTGAGGGCATATCTGTGGATGCTAAAACCttttttcctgttctgttctgtttgtggTGTTGCTCACTTTGGATTATCTTTGCACTTGTGGAGTCTTTACTGTCTCTTTTCCCTTCAGCTCTGCTAACAAATTAACGGAGCACAATCCCCGTAGAAGCAGTACACTAACTAGAAAGCAGCACACTTCCCCTGCTTTCCAGCCCCCTCTGCCCCCGGTGGAGGCTGTCAGTAATGCAGGAGGCCAGCCTGTAGCTGAGCTCCTGCTACAGCAGCCTGCACCAGAGGGCCTGGGTATGGAGGCCTGCCAGCCTAGCTTGGCACTGGGGATGGCAGCCCTAGCAGCAGCACAGCAGCTTCTAGCACAACAAACTGAGGAGATCAGGTAAGGGGTATAGCATTGCTCTGCAGGACCTGTGAGCCACCACGCTTTCTGTTTTGTGAAAACAACTCGGGCTTGCTTTTTCATTTGGTCTGTGTTCATTGTAAGCAAACAGGCagaactgtttttattatttgtatacgCCATCTAGTGTCTGTTCCGACCAAACAAGAAGTTGGGACACTCATATGTAGGCTTatgatttattaaagaacaccTAAAACAGACCCTTGGTAGTTTGTGTCCTTGGTCTTATTCTTTACAGTTAAACAGTTTCAGTTAGACAAAAAGTCCTGTTTTTCTGAAATATCCACACCATAAATGTCATTTTGGACTTCTAAACAGGTGCaggaaaaaaatagattttggaCTTCTAAACAGGTACtggaaaaaataacattaacCATTAATGCCATATTTCACCTCCTCTTTCCACTCACACCTTTCACTGTGCAAAAAGCTTGTTTTGAAATCCATCACATCATGGAAGGAAAATGTTTTATGGTTTCCTTTTCATGTTGTCTTTGATGAACACATGCCTTATGTAGGTATTCCATGTAAAAACAGTCTGGATATTTTCCTGAATCACAATATATGCTTTTTAATTTTGTCCATTCTTTTGCATTATATGGTAGTCACATGCAATGCTGCAAAGTGTTTTGACAGTATAGTACTGTGACAAAATCGTTAATCATTGTATGAATCATTCCTACGCAGTTTACATCATAAAGGCTGTATTTGTTCTCATTTCATGAAAGCATACATTCACTTATGTATTTTGGCAGTTCAAAGTCAAATGAAGCAGCATCCACACCTCAAAGAAATGGCTGTGGAGGTTCCCAACTAAGTGTAGCATCTCCAGTAGCAGGATCATCAGGACACAGCCCCCTCATGGCACGCAGAGGTAAACCCACGACTGTATCATTCTAATTCACACTTAAGAATGATTTGGCCAATTCTGATCTGAAACTTTAACTCTGCTTAACCATAGTTATAAAAAAGCCGGCTCCTGCTCCTCCTAAACCAGCCAATCCACCATCAGGTCAGCTGAGCAACCAGTCTTCACCACAGCCTTCATGTGGGACTCCTCAATCCCTGTCTCCATCTCCAAGAcctctctccacacactctccaaaCAGCCTCAGCCCCACTCAGTTACTAACTCAGTCTAGTACAATACCTCGGCGCCACACAAGCAACCAGCATCCTCTCCAAGCCCCCAGCCATCCACCTCCAGAACCTCCCAGCCAGGTtactccttctcctcctcagtCCATGGCAGTCGGAGATCCAGGAGAGGAGCCATCTCCACCCAGCACTCCCAGTCCCCCTAAAACTCCTCCACCTTCAGTGGTCCCTCCTGAAAATACAAGCACAAATGTTCCATACCCGTTTCAGTCTGGCTCTCTGCCTCGGCCTCGGCCAGTGCCTAAACCACGCAACAGACCCACCAttccacctccaccacagccTCAGAATGCAGCCAGCGACACCGGTGACACTAGTGACATCTGGAGTTCTGCATACAAAATGATGGGTTAGTCACCATCTATTGCAACATTCTCAGTTACTACTGCAGTATTTATCTGTGAAGATTGCATGCCTATGTTCTTGATGTTATGCACCGGTTAGCACTGTGTGTGGCTGCAAGACCCGAACTCacttatttggaggggtgtcctgtCCACATGGTCATAAAGTGTAGAACCAAGTGTCATCAACTGGGGACAGCAGTCTGAATGCAGACCCAGCAAATTATTTCAGTGGAACAATATGAGtgtttgcttaaaaaaaaaaaaatgctgaccaGATATGAAAAAAATGGTTCAGCAATCCTAGTTTTCTAAACATGAACAAGCCTGGCTTCTGTAGCAGATTGTGTGTTGTGGTTTGTCCAGCCACATTCATGTCACTTATATAGCTGGATATAGCTCATCAGACCAGGGATCATCTATGAATatcacaataaaacaaaaaataacttgAATGAATTGTCTAATTTATAGTCTCAAACTAATAATTTATGGTTAAGAATTAAAAGGTAACTGTTGTCCCAATTCAGTCATGTTAGTTGCTTATcgggatatttaaaaaaatatatatataatttttttatgtgaATACCTCTTAGCTAGAGGTATATTGTCAGATATCAGTGATGACAGACAACACAACCTAGCATAAACAaccctgttttttgttgttgtttgtttttaataaatcaagAAAACTTTTTATACTGTAAAATATTCTAAAGCCTGGGTAGACACtaattttaatgtatttgttcAGATCCGGGGATGTCATTCAAAGGGCTGGGCCGAGTCCTTATTCCTGACATTACGCCAGATCAGCAGCCTGTTGCTCAACTAAAGGACTCAGACTTGGACTCAGAGAGCACCGTCCTGTGAAGGTGAAGATATGGCTGCCATAAACCTGCTACCTGTTCCTCACAGCCCAAGGGCTCTCTGAAATGCTGCTGCTTCTTCTCTTTCACCAAGTTCCCGTCAGCTTGGTTGCATTTCACCAAAGATGTTGGACCATCAGTAGTACCCAGAGGAATAGCAGCATGGAGACTGCATGGCACCAAACAGGTTTAATGCTATCACTCTAAATTTCATTTTAGTGGAAGGAACTGGGACATAGGTTGAGGTACTAGTTTGGTGTTTCTTAAGTGGCCTTAGTTtaaaagaagtgagagagaagacACCATATTAAGCTTGGGATGATATTAAGCAGAAACCATATACTGTGGCTTTAGAGTGTAACTTGTGACTGCAGGTTTCCAGTCAGCTAATATACTCATCTCCTAATTTTCTGTATGGAAAATGTCCTACATCTGTTTCCATCAACACATTCCGTAAGGCTTATGTCGATCTCAGTTGTTCTGTTTTTCATTTGAAAGTCTTATTATGCCTCTCATGTTTAGCTGAATTTCCTGCAATTTATTATCAATATATCCTATTACCTACagtataaaaatgtacaaacgTCAGAAGGTTAGTATTCTGTCTTCAACTGTTTTCCTAAACCATGGGCATTAATGTGGTCAATCCCTCATTACTAATTTGAGCACATTAAGTCATCTATGTGTTAGAATTTGGTTATCTGTGTAAGAAATACTGAATGAAACATTTAACAGATAATGTGTTAGTTTAACCATTTGGTAAATGACAGACGGACAACAAACTGACAAATCACAAAACCCTGACAGTCTGTGACTTGTTGGACACGAACACTGTGTGGTATACTGAATGTTTTACTgtgtttggggggaaaaaaacccaaaaaaaaaaacaaggtcttGAATGATAGTAAGAGTGCCACTCTCAAAATCATATATACTATAACGTGTTTATTCACAGGCCTTGCCATTTACCTTGCTGCCTTACCCATTATAATGTTTGGAAAAGGAACTAAAGGTATATCTGTTGATGGTGTACAAAGGAGAAAATTTTGAAATGAGAAAATTCGGGGGGACGAAAACAACATGCTTGCTATTTCTGCTTTACGATCAATTAATAAAGCACAATACCAACtccttttattgtttttaattatgtgCTTCAGTGACTTCTTCCTTTGTAAATATTCCTTGTTGCATTCTAAGCATCTTTTCTTCTTTGCCACTCTTCCAGTACAGTCGGTGACATACAATTTCTAATAACGCAGACATGTTCATCAGAATTCAAGAGAAATCTAACAAACTTGAATGGTATAAATAACACGACATTTACCTGCGTCCATGAGGATGTTGActttgtgtggttttgtgtagctctcttaaggaaggtagtgggaGAGTGTAACACACTTGGCTCTGGCAGAGGTGAATAATGGTTTCCTCTTCCAGCACAAGAGCCTGTTCCTGTGTGTCTTGCCCTTCACAAATTCCCTGCAGAGTGACACTGGAAATATTACACAACCAGCTCAatgttctcctcctctccagtaCAAAAATGAAGTAAATGATATGTACTCTgagcctgactgactgactcaggGTGCACTTGGTTGTTAATTTTCCTCCAGGTTGTACCACATTTAAAGGGGTGCTTGTAATGTTTGAGTAAGAGCAAGTGCTAGagctagtttatttatttatttatttatttatttatatttttttccagtctgGATTTTAGCCCTGTCTGCAACAGAAACTCTGTGTTTTCATTACAGTTTGCCCCTCAGGGAGCAGTAgactttaaaaatgacaaactcCTGAAGTGACATAATGGAAATTAGCAAAAGAACAAAAGCAACAATGAAGTAAGTCATGTCAGACTGTATGTCGATCAGCAGTATGTATAAGCCGTATATAACTCCTGTCAGCATTGTGTTAGTTACCTTAGGTTTTTAAAAACATCACAATGAGTGTCAAAAATGACCAGTGCTCGATGTACAGGTGTCTTGAAAACAAAAGAGACGAATACAATGTAACAGAACCAGTGTATGCAAAGGGGTCTCATAATCCAGGAATCTAGTGTCAGGGTTTACAGGCTAGTTGCTAAGCAGTAGAAACCTGAGCCTCGCACAACAAGGGCTCACTGACATACAGGAATGGTCTGTATACGTATGAGCATAGGAAACAGGTGGTAGGATCCTTTTTCCCCACATTTATTATCTA harbors:
- the arhgap17a gene encoding rho GTPase-activating protein 17a isoform X1, translating into MKKQFNRMKQLANQTVGRAEKTEVLSDDLLQIERRMELVRAVSHNTHKRLVTCLQGQKKLSLTALSQAMQDGGSQLGEESLIGKMMELCGEAENGLASELMQHEIQIEKEVLDPLNQLAEVDIPNILKQRRQLAKLVLDYDSARTRWLQATKSIISGTNTQALSAKADSLKEEMDEAMNKMELCKDQLSADLYNFFSKEGDYARYYVTLLEAQADYHRKSLSVLESVLPTIQAQQDSWTEKPAFGTGLDEHLKRSNREIALPIEACVMMLLETGMKEEGLFRITAGASKLKKLKAALDCSTSQLEEFYSDPHAVAGALKSYLRELPEPLMTYELYDEWIQASNISDTDKRLQALWMTCDQLPKNNKANFRYLVKFLAKLAQESEVNKMTPSNIAIVLGPNLLWPKTEGSLAEMAAATSVHVVTIIEPIIQHADWFFPEDVEFNVTGMFSMPTPMTNNVNHLTISDYDSGTTERKRPNSMVGPDSDMARRDSSANKLTEHNPRRSSTLTRKQHTSPAFQPPLPPVEAVSNAGGQPVAELLLQQPAPEGLGMEACQPSLALGMAALAAAQQLLAQQTEEISSKSNEAASTPQRNGCGGSQLSVASPVAGSSGHSPLMARRVIKKPAPAPPKPANPPSGQLSNQSSPQPSCGTPQSLSPSPRPLSTHSPNSLSPTQLLTQSSTIPRRHTSNQHPLQAPSHPPPEPPSQVTPSPPQSMAVGDPGEEPSPPSTPSPPKTPPPSVVPPENTSTNVPYPFQSGSLPRPRPVPKPRNRPTIPPPPQPQNAASDTGDTSDIWSSAYKMMDPGMSFKGLGRVLIPDITPDQQPVAQLKDSDLDSESTVL
- the arhgap17a gene encoding rho GTPase-activating protein 17a isoform X2; amino-acid sequence: MKKQFNRMKQLANQTVGRAEKTEVLSDDLLQIERRMELVRAVSHNTHKRLVTCLQGQKKLSLTALSQAMQDGGSQLGEESLIGKMMELCGEAENGLASELMQHEIQIEKEVLDPLNQLAEVDIPNILKQRRQLAKLVLDYDSARTRWLQATKSIISGTNTQALSAKADSLKEEMDEAMNKMELCKDQLSADLYNFFSKEGDYARYYVTLLEAQADYHRKSLSVLESVLPTIQAQQDSWTEKPAFGTGLDEHLKRSNREIALPIEACVMMLLETGMKEEGLFRITAGASKLKKLKAALDCSTSQLEEFYSDPHAVAGALKSYLRELPEPLMTYELYDEWIQASNISDTDKRLQALWMTCDQLPKNNKANFRYLVKFLAKLAQESEVNKMTPSNIAIVLGPNLLWPKTEGSLAEMAAATSVHVVTIIEPIIQHADWFFPEDVEFNVTGMFSMPTPMTNNVNHLTISDYDSGTTERKRPNSMVGPDSDMARRDSSKSNEAASTPQRNGCGGSQLSVASPVAGSSGHSPLMARRVIKKPAPAPPKPANPPSGQLSNQSSPQPSCGTPQSLSPSPRPLSTHSPNSLSPTQLLTQSSTIPRRHTSNQHPLQAPSHPPPEPPSQVTPSPPQSMAVGDPGEEPSPPSTPSPPKTPPPSVVPPENTSTNVPYPFQSGSLPRPRPVPKPRNRPTIPPPPQPQNAASDTGDTSDIWSSAYKMMDPGMSFKGLGRVLIPDITPDQQPVAQLKDSDLDSESTVL